AATAAAATAGAAGGTTCTACATTTTGATAATTACGATCCATCCTAGGTAAATGAGGCCTCAAGAGCGAGTGACCAATTCTATAAGCAGCAGAAGCGAATTCATTAAGCACGCTAGGATTGCACGTAGGTGAATATTCTTTGTAATAGCCTTGAGGTAGAAGCTTTAATCCATATAGGGTGACTGCATTCCAACCGAGAATTCGCGGAAGAAactcgttatacgtaatatgttgCAACATGGCGCTGATTATACGACGAGAATGTTGGAACAGTTTTTCACCATCCCAATGAGGATTCACCTGTCTTAGCCCTTCCACGATTCTGTTATGCTCTCGTATCCACATCGTATGCATAACAGTCAATCCGGGTTGTTCAGATGCCCTACCATCACCACCAATGAAACAGTAGCCCGATTTAGCTTTGCACTCTGGGTGCGTGGGAGATTGTGGCAAAAGGTCCTTATTTCCTCTATGTGGGCTCTGAGTGATGTTCATGCGGCCGTTAAAACCTCTCAAAACATTACAAATGCAAGTATTTTCACCGTAGATCACGGATGCATCTAAGAAACCGGTGTTCTGATTGATCTGTTCTCGAGGTCCCAGGTGCTGCTGACCTGGCAGAGACCTCATAAACGGGAAACACATTCGCGCGCCGGAAGTTACGTTCACGGTGGGATAATAATGATCACCAGGAGGCACTGGGAAGGGATTGCATTCAGGATGAACTGTACGAGGAGAATCACACGAACGACAGCTTGGTATAGACTCGGCGAAACCCTTGTGAATCGGCGTCATTGTGAGATCGTGGTCCAAAAATTGGGCATACTGCATGACCATTAATGTGTATCGATTATGAAGATTGGATATATCAGGGTGGATCACTGTAGAGATAACTCTGGGATTTGGTAACGGTACTCCAGTAACAGATGTGCTTCTAGGCTTTGACACTCCATCTTCGTAGACCGGAGGAAGTAATCTTGCGAATGTTGTCAACGATTTCCCAAGATTAGGATTACGTAAGTTATTGCAGTGACCTGATAATGTTCTATATGGACTAGTTGGATCGCAAGGACTGTCATCTACAGGGCATTCGATCTCGTCGTGATTAGTAGGCTTCTTTTGAGATAAAAATCCAGAGATATCAACATTCTGTAGTAAATCAGAGAAGTCATTAGTAGGGAAACCAAGTATGTTGTCCGTGGTATCGAAGATCTGTCGTTTCCTACGTCTCAAGCCATGAATACTATTCAGAATTTCATTAGTAGCTAACTCGTACATAATCGAAGAGTTGGCTAATAAAAGAGCATCTCTGTTGGCTTTCGAGAAACTGGCAGCCGTCCCAGCTGGAGATTTAGGATCTGCTATTCTCTGTTGTAACCAGGAATTGTATTCCAGTTGTTTTCTTCGGATTAGATCTGCCTCAGCTTTCTTCACAGCTGCAGCTATCAAACTAGGACTGAGTTCTGGAATAAATTCTGGAATCACAGATCTGCTGCCAGTTACCACTTCTTTGATAGGCTCTGGAAGAGGCTCTTCTCTCCATGGAGCTATATCAAGTACACTGTGTTGATCGCAATTAATTCTAGCATTTAAATATGGATCTTGCTGGATAAATGCTTTTGGTTGAATCCTCTCGATTTTCGTGTTACCGCAGAGAATACCAGCTAAAGAAACTTTCCTAATTTCGGCCAATTGAGCTGCAGTCAATCCAGAAGGCGGGATGTCGTTCTCATACCAGAATCGATCAGAGTTCCTAGTTTTGATAAATTGTCTCTTTAAAAGGCATTCGAACGTTGGACCGACTGTTGCACCCCTTCTGGGAATTTCTAAAATTCCACCAAGAAGAAGATCGATGTCTTCTACCTGTGAATACATGGATTCCAATAGCCTCACGTGCGTGGGGTGCATAAAATGTTCCAAATCCATGAAATTTTGGAGctgcaaaaaaagaaagaaagagcacATTTTCATAGTATCTTTTGTCCTATTTTGAAGTTTAAAataagatatttaaaatatgaaattgttaattaaatctAAATGTAATTGTCTTTTCAGATAAGTTTATCATTTTCTATAAGTAATTCTCGCAATGAGAAAAAAGCTCAATGTAACTTacaaaaaggattaaattttcatacaacacatattatataaagtacGAAATAATTAAGAATTTTATGCTGAAAAAAGATATAGATATAAGCATCAtatcttataaattataatttcattattaaactaaattttcataaaaatataagcaATATCAGATTgacaataatttaaataaaagacaGAAGTAAAATTCAGATTAGTAATGGACAATAAGTCTCTAGTTCAACTTTTGGAATCTAGAATACGTAGGATCCAGTGATTGTAATCTCTGTTAAAGCAAATCTTCTTAACATATATATTtcaaaacgaaacgaaaaatcTATACACGAATAATTACAAATGAgtctaaatttatattttaatacgttCTAAAATCTATTCTTAGACCAGCCTGCCAATTTTATGTTGTCATCGTTTAGAATCGTTTTTAAGGCtacagaaaaattaaaaattgtaaagataaattattaaggacgtattaaatataaagaaaacgCTAACTCTATGTATACGTATAAGTTAATAGTTTTAGATAATACCTATTCGCGGTATAatgtatgtattttattatttgcattTTAACCACGATAATTTAATTCTGATGGAACAAcgcgaataaaatataataaaatataagaaacgGTCAGTCACTATCAGACATATTATGCAGTGTACGAAACTTACATTTTATAAAGTTATTATGAGGTAAAAAATTTTAACCTATAAATAAATCTCAGGTATAATTAAATTGGTATAAACCTACCGTGACATTGTGTCCGGAACAATCCTCGACAAACTTGACATATCCAGGAATGCCATGATCGCGACCCACGTGTACGAAACGTGCGTTTACATCAACGCGTGATTCGAAAGCGGACTGACTCAAATCCAGACTCACGCGATTGGCTGACGCGATCACGTGGTCTTCCAAGCACGTGGAGTCGTCCATAGCGTGTTTACGTAGCGATGTCAGAGCACGGAGAGCCGCCAGCGCGACCGCATCGTACGTGCCTCCCACGTTCGAAGACGAGTACCCATTGTAGAATCCGCTCGCAACAGGCATCAATTCTGGATCCGTTCGAGCGCCTTCTCCGAGAATGCTCGGCATGTATTCGTTCAAAGTAACGTGTTGAATCTGTGCGACGACCACTCGACGAGCTTCCAAGAATAATTTCGTGTCGTCCCAATGCTCATTAGCCTTGGCCAATTCATTTGCTATTCGATTATGTTCGTTCAAAAGAGCAGCGTATATCATTCCTAAAGCCTTATCTTCTGTATTATTACACATTTCGCAGTTAGAAACGTCCACTTTCCCTTCGCTGTACGTTCTAAGCCGATGTAATTGTTCGTCTGTTGGTCCATAAATGTGGGAACCATCTAAGTACGCCGATGCTCCATTCATCTGTTCTCTGGTTTCGAAGTTACATTTGTGCACGGTCAGACTCGGTACAGAGCGCCAATATTCTATGCATTTGCCTTGTTCGTCGCGGATTTCGTAACATTCCGGGTGTCTCGCCGTCCCAGAGCAACAGATAGTTTGCTTGTTAGATGGGTGTACTGTAGATGCGATGTCTTGGAGTATTAGTTCTGACCATACACCAGACAAACTCGTTAAACCCTCGTGAGCCTCTGAGGTGAGGCGCAGATGGTTAATCAGCATTGATACTGCTTTTGTAGGAGTTGGGAGCACGTGGTTTCCGACTGACTGTCGCGGACTAGCGATACCTGATAACAGACAGTAGTTACATTTAAGTTTGACGGTAAGACGCGAATTTTATGTTTGGTCGATTTTTTGAATAAGGTaccaaatatatgtatatgtaaatagtatcgttgggcaaaaggcctaagatatcggccgaaccataaacaatgtcgcatCGTCGGGTCAATCAATgcgtcgtcggtcctttcaagtgaatagtttcgtggaaaaggcctgcgtgaccctggccacgggcgtttgcGGAACACGTGCGCGATGGGGCGGGAAAAGATAAAGGGATGCTAAAGACAGTGTtagtgagttgagaagcgagagcgcagaagccggagagtgtgaatcgggaagtcgagagccgagtatgataataagacgtgcgacaatattgtaatcagttcgttgttttgaatattatttgttaaaccaaaacatcattacttgtccttcctctaaagacccatttaagttactacatatatatCTGGGTAAAGATAAGCTTCCAACGattgttttcaatttttcaccAGTACTTTGTTTTTCATAAGCTCCTCGGTATTTATCAACAGAAATGTACATATTCACAATTTCCACTTAATTACGCTGTAAAGACGTATTTATATCAAATTCCTAGTTTTACACTGATTCATCTTGTTTccgaattttatattattatattctgaattatatattttataatttcatatttatgaaatatacgtgtaatattaatataaataaaatacgtatgttatatacaGCAATAATatggtaatataataataataataataataataataaatagtccAGGAGAAGAATAAGGCGATTAAAAGGAAATTTAAGCAGCAAAAATTGCTGAATGTGCGCAATATGCCAATATATAAGACTATACATGTAAAGTATAGTGTTAATCATAACATTTAGTTACTATTTTAAAGTATTTTGTTCGTTATGGTGGGCTGTTTCTCTAGTTATATTCATAAAGATACGAATTTGtttaaacatccgcagtctggttataataattataatatatatatataacaatatttattactttattccctaaaatttatttagacaaaattatttatcaatCAATTGTGGAATTTGTCAAACtgttaaaatcttaaatatttattttttaaatagctTTCTAAATAAGAACGGAGTTGTAAGGGACGTTACAATAAATCTGCTGGTATATTTTCACGCTATatgaattttattaacaatttataATAGGTCTTTTATATGGTAAATAAAATAAGGAAATGAGCGTCTCTGACATCTTTCGCAAATGTCGAggcataatattttttaaataacaagCGCATCAATTATGAGTTGTCGAAACAAGCCTTGCGACAAGATGGTAGACGTGTTTTCTACATTGCACTATAGTATATTATCACACAAACGAAAGATAATTTCCTCTCTACGGAGTTTATTATGGCCGCGGTTTTCACTCTTACTTCACGGGGGTGTGCGACGTAAATCAGATTAAATGGTTGGCCAGCGAAGACTGTGATCAGCAATATCTGCGTTAAATTAAACGTTACCCAATACAGTTTATTATTCTTGGTCATATTACACGGAAAATTGATGAGTTACGGTTGCTCCGGGTACAAGAATTTATACTCTTTAACGCGACAAATTGTGTCAAATGATGGTAATTTCGCCTTTAGTATTTTCGACAATGAATAATGGAGAATCATTTGGCGTACGTAGTTGTAATCTAAAAATAGTACGAGATAATTGCGTTTCGGTGTTAAACGTGGTATGATAAATGgtgtaataaattatatataaaagtagcaagtttgatttttttaaatgttGATGCTTgaaggtagaaaatatatttttagaagatatatatatataggcaCATGTGTGCATGTATGTATACGTAGAACGTTAAGTTTTCATATTACGATAATGTGAATAATAATAGGAAGAGAATTACTTGATTAAAATTTTCGTATTAGAAAAATTCAAATACTTTTTACGTCAGTTATCGCAAGTTATTGTACATACTGTATCGTACTATTTATTTTCTCATTTGCTTTGTTATTTTGCTTATTAGATACTCGACAAAAGTTttgattttcttcttcttttctaatTAGCAAATTTAAACGAACGATAGTTCCTTTAATTCAgctaaatgtaatattttattttcaaaaaggTATAAGAATAGTGTTGAATAGCAATTTcagataaaatttaattaaatcaaccgtattatattgaatttattttaatataaaaattacttattatatttcttattatatgtatacatatatattgttatattttacgttatactCAACAGTGCaaaattggaaattattttcataaataaagacGGAATTTGCTTCAATTATGTAGCCATAATAATCTTATATGATGCCGACAAAAAGCTTTCGATCTCTAATAAGATTTATTTGATTTGTCGAACATAAACATTGGTCTAGAAAGTTGTAGTAAATTTCGCTATCTTTAATAACAAGTGAGATCAGGTATACTATTTTAAGAAGCAGAATAATAATATTCATTCAAAGTAGAAAGTTACTTTACATTATTTTACCAGACTTTGAACTGTGATGTTGATTGTTCAATGTTGAATAAGATTATGTtaattttcttgaataattctaAAAACACGTTAATGTATATGTAATTCGACAAATTGATTACACGTGTACGAACTGATGTATATCAAATGATAGAAAATACTGTTATTTCGTATTAATGTTATTCTTTTTGGATGAGTTAATC
This portion of the Bombus affinis isolate iyBomAffi1 chromosome 1, iyBomAffi1.2, whole genome shotgun sequence genome encodes:
- the LOC126917485 gene encoding uncharacterized protein LOC126917485; this encodes MGRFDSFRCSLGLLSTIIFVALAVTATVHHFDISDYVYGVDHDLQARARAGIEAERFTYQTNARYQNRPESNDAPCRIIPDRPCPPSKYRTPSGACNNIRHPVWGARGAPFLKLLPPVYADGIASPRQSVGNHVLPTPTKAVSMLINHLRLTSEAHEGLTSLSGVWSELILQDIASTVHPSNKQTICCSGTARHPECYEIRDEQGKCIEYWRSVPSLTVHKCNFETREQMNGASAYLDGSHIYGPTDEQLHRLRTYSEGKVDVSNCEMCNNTEDKALGMIYAALLNEHNRIANELAKANEHWDDTKLFLEARRVVVAQIQHVTLNEYMPSILGEGARTDPELMPVASGFYNGYSSSNVGGTYDAVALAALRALTSLRKHAMDDSTCLEDHVIASANRVSLDLSQSAFESRVDVNARFVHVGRDHGIPGYVKFVEDCSGHNVTLQNFMDLEHFMHPTHVRLLESMYSQVEDIDLLLGGILEIPRRGATVGPTFECLLKRQFIKTRNSDRFWYENDIPPSGLTAAQLAEIRKVSLAGILCGNTKIERIQPKAFIQQDPYLNARINCDQHSVLDIAPWREEPLPEPIKEVVTGSRSVIPEFIPELSPSLIAAAVKKAEADLIRRKQLEYNSWLQQRIADPKSPAGTAASFSKANRDALLLANSSIMYELATNEILNSIHGLRRRKRQIFDTTDNILGFPTNDFSDLLQNVDISGFLSQKKPTNHDEIECPVDDSPCDPTSPYRTLSGHCNNLRNPNLGKSLTTFARLLPPVYEDGVSKPRSTSVTGVPLPNPRVISTVIHPDISNLHNRYTLMVMQYAQFLDHDLTMTPIHKGFAESIPSCRSCDSPRTVHPECNPFPVPPGDHYYPTVNVTSGARMCFPFMRSLPGQQHLGPREQINQNTGFLDASVIYGENTCICNVLRGFNGRMNITQSPHRGNKDLLPQSPTHPECKAKSGYCFIGGDGRASEQPGLTVMHTMWIREHNRIVEGLRQVNPHWDGEKLFQHSRRIISAMLQHITYNEFLPRILGWNAVTLYGLKLLPQGYYKEYSPTCNPSVLNEFASAAYRIGHSLLRPHLPRMDRNYQNVEPSILLRDGFFDPDMLYQNGMMDEMTRGLVATPMETLDQFITGEVTNHLFEIRGIPYSGIDLVALNIQRARDHGIPSYNNYRALCNLKRATTFEDLSREMAPEVIARMKRIYTSVDDIDLFPGGMSERPLQGGLVGPTFACIIAIQFRQSRKCDRFWYETDDPNIRFTEHQLAAIRKTTLSKVLCENMDEHNEMQRAAFDLPSNFLNPRVPCGSMPHIDLSAWRETRHGCQIGGRNVALGESGFPTPCTSCVCTAEGTQCASLRITDCNQLLREASREAILRDDVCTAQCGFVLAATEATSRLQQFTTPTNFPGFVPHRNSLRSAPTPVSFNGFKLPDLSQFIG